TCCTGCGTGGGGCAGATGTGGCGCGCCTTCGACCTGATGGCCCGCCGCGCGATCACGCGCCAGGTGCACGGCGGCATGCTGGAGACGAAGCAGTTCATCCAGGGCTTTCTGGCCGACAGCTACATCGACATCCAGGCGGCGCGGCTGATGACGATCCAGACGGCGCAGAAGATCGACGCCGGGCTGGACGTGCGCACCGACATCTCCGCGATCAAGGTCTTCGTGCCCGCCTGCCTGGAGCGGGTGGTGGACCGCGCGATCCAGGTCTACGGCGCGATGGGTGTCTCCAGCGACACGCCGCTGGAGGCAATGTACCGCGGCGCCCGCACGCTGCGCATCGCCGACGGGCCGGACGAGGTGCACCGCATCGTCGTCGCCCGCAACATCCTCAAGCGGTACCACGAAGGGATGAGCTGGGACTTCGGCGTGTGAGGGAAGGTGAAGGGTGGAGGGTTTAGCTTGCCCGTCTACCCAGTACCGTTCCCGATCACCGTTCCACCAGGTACACGGCCATGGCGCCGGCGATCAGCAGCGCGATCGCGCCGCCGAGCCATGAGCCGTTGCGCATCTGGGCCGGCAGCGTCGGCAGCGCCGCGAGCAGTAGCACCAGGGCGATGGCGATGACGAAGATGGTGACCATGACAAGACCTTCCGGCACTACGGCGCGCCGCCGCACAAGAACAGGGTAGCAGACACCCGCGATTTTTCGCATAGCTCCGGCGGCGGGCGCCGGCCACGGCGGCTCAGTCGATCCGCAGGGGGCCGCGGCCGATGAACGCCCGCACCTCCGCCGGCTCCCCCGGCCGAATCCACCACTGATACCAGGTGGCCCCGGCGGCAGCACTCTCCAGCAGCCGCTCGCGCTCGACCGTGCGCTTCGGCGCCGCGATCTCGCCGGCAGCAGCGGTCCGCTGTCCGCGGCGCTGCCGGGTGCGGCCGCCTTGTAGAGGCAAGCGGCGTCCCAGCGGGCGGCACGACGGATGGGGCCGACGCTCCTCAACCTTCGCTGCTTTCGCTCCCAGAGTGCATGGTGAAACACGACACCCGCCGTCGTGTTTCGACGGCCCGAGGCCGCGACACCGGGCACTTCGTGTCTTGGCGCTCGCTACTCATCCCCGGAGCGGGGATTCACCGCGTCCGAGCGGTCCTCGCGCCCCGCTTCGGCCAGCAGCTTCCCGAAAGCAGCACGCAACGTCCGCGCCTCTTCGTCACTGAGGTGGCGGGCAAAGTGCTCGCGGATGCCGCGCAGGTGCACGGGGCGGGCACGGCGCAGCGTGGCGGCGCCGGCGGGCGTGAGCGCTGCGATCGTGCCGCGCAGGTCGGTGGGGCAGGGGCGCCGCTCCACCAGCCCCGCCTGCTCCATGCGGCTCACCAGGCGGGTGAGGCCGCTTTTACTGAGCAGCACGGCGCCGGCCAGCTCCTGCATGCGCCGCTCGCCGCCGGGCGCCAACGAAAGCTGGAAGAGCACGTCGTACCAGGCCAGTGGCAGCCCACGCTCGGCCAGCAGCTCCGCCTCGAGCCGGTCGGTAAGCACCGAATGCGCCGTGAGAAACGCCCGCCACGCCTCCAGCCGCTCATCGGAGGGCGCAGGGCGCAGGGCGGAGGGAGCAGGGGCCGGCACTGCGCCCTGAGCCGGCACGGCGCCTGGCCGGCCGTTGTCGTCGCAACCATCCATACGGACAGGTTACAGGTGACAGGTGACAGGTGACAGGGGTGGGGACTGTAACCTGTCACCTATCACCTGTCACCTCGTCTGTTCCCGGTTCCTTCACCGCCACCTGGCGCCGCGGCATGCGCGCCACCTCGCGCAGGCCGGACACATCGATCGGCGGCATCTCGAGTTCGAGCGCCTTGAGCACGCCGTTCGCCAGCTCGTTGTAGCGGCTGAAGCGGGCGCGGGCCTGCGAGCGCCAGGCGGGAATGCCGCCGTTGCAGTGCAGCTCGAAGGCCGACTCGCGGCCGTCGAGGCCGGAGGAGATATGGTCCCAGGTGAGCTGCAACAGGGCCGAGCGCTGCAGGGCGGTGTAGCCGCCGCCGCCGAACGACTCCTCCAGCCCGGCCGCCATCTCCGGGTCGGCCAGGTCGCTGTCCGCCGGCGCGACGACGAGCGAGGAGCCGGGCAGGATGCGCAGGATCTCCGTCAGCCGCTGCCGCGCCTGCTGCATGGCGATGCTGCCCGTGGCGATGTGCAGGTTGTTCGGCTTGGCGTAGCCGGCCACGCTCACGTCCGGGTCCAGCTCCGCCGCCGTGAGGCAGCTGCGCACCGTTTGCACGTCCACCAGCATGTCGGTGAGATACTCCTGCGTCGGCTGGTCCTCGCGCAGGCCCATCGCATCGATGCAGGCCAGCGCCAGGCCGAGCGCGAACTCGCCCTTCGACAGCCAGCAGTAGAGCTGGTGCCAGAACAGCCACTCGGCAATCGAGCCGCGCGGGTCCGGCCGCCGCGGCTTGTCCGGCTCCGGCGCCTTCTCGGTGAGGAAGAAGCGCTCCCAGGGCACGAACACGTCCTCCAGCCAGAGCTGGCCGTCCAGCTCGTCGAAGCGGTGGCTGAGCGGCGCGATGAAGCGGCTCGTGTGCCGCGCCGCGATCTTGCGACAGACGACCGTAACGCCCGGCGCGTTGACCGGCACGACGAACGTGGCCATGTGCTCGCCGTACTGCACGCCGCAGAAGCTGCCGATGTAGATGTCCTCGGCGAAGGGCGGGCTGGTGTGCATGCCGACTTTGCCGCGCAGCACCACGCCGCCGTCCGTCTCCTTGACGATGCGCAGGGCGGCGCGCTCGGTCGGGTCTTCGCGGAAGCGATAGCCGATCGTGGCGCCGCCGGCGGAAAAGGTGAGGAAACGGCCGGTGCGGGCGATCAGCTCGCGGTAGGCCGTGGCGTTGGCGATCTGCTCCTCCGAGACGTGCATGCGCTGCGTGGCGTCGAGAATGCCCAGCGCGATCAGGTTGCCGTAGGCGGCGTCGTGCGTGATGTTGCCGGCGCTGAGCAGCAGCGTCTCCGAGAAGGCGCGGCCCATGCGCCGCAGGTCGTCGGCGCACTGGGGAATGATGTAGGCGAGCGGCGTGCGCTGGCCCTCGGCAACGGGCGGCGTGAAGAGGATCTCCTGCCAGGCCGGGTCGAAGTGGCGGTCGTACCAGGCGACGTACTCCGCCACCATGCCGCGCGTCGCCGGGTGCATGGCGAGGTCGTCGATGCGGCCTTCGCCCATGACCCAGACCTTGCGCCCGTCGCGCAGGCTCTCACGGTACTCAGCGCCCGTTCGCACGGCGTCCTCCTGAGATTACAGGTGACAGGTTACTGGTTACAGGTTACAGTCCCCTCCCCCCATTCACTGTCACCTGTCACCTACCCTGGCCCCAGACCCGGCGGGCCGTTTCTACCAGCAGATCCAGCTTGCGCCGCTGCTCGTCCCAGGTCAGCAGGTTGCCCTCGGAGACGGAGGCGAAGCCGCACTGCGGCCCAAGCGCGAGGCTCTCCAGCGGCACGTATTTCGTCGCCTCGTCGATGCGGCGTATGAGGTCGTCCTGCCGCTCCAGCTCCGGCGTCTTGGTCGAGATCAGGCCGAGCACGACCGTCTTGCCGCGCGGCACGAAGCGCAGCGGCTCGAAGCCGCCGGCGCGGGCGCTGTCGTACTCGAGCAGCAGGCGGTCGAAGTTCAGGTGCGGGAAGACGGCCGCGGCGATGCGGTCGTAGCTGCCCTGCGCGAACCAGTGGCTGCGGTTATTGCCGCGGCACATGTGCAGGGCGAAGGTCACACCGTCGCGCTGCTGGCCGGCGATCACGGCGTTGTCGGCGCTCACGTTCTGCGCCACGGCCGCGTCCGGATCGACGCCCGCCTCCTGCCACTCGCGGCGATGCGTCTCGTCGGCGAAGTCGAAGACGTAGCGGATCGAGTCGAGCTGGATATAGGGCACGCCTTCCGCGACCAGCGCCTGCACTTCGCTGCGCACGATGGCGACGAGATCGCCGAGCGCGTCCTCCGCCGTGGGATAGGCCGCGTCGGAGAGGCCGCGCTGGTAGGAGCGCAGGAACCAGGTCGGGCTGGGCATCGTGATCTTGTACGGCCCCGGCGCGTGCTGCTTGAGGAAGGCCGACTCGACGCCGGTGAAGCGGCCGCGGGCGCGCAGTCTGCCGCCGATCGCCCAGCCCGTGGCCCGCGAGGAGGCCGAGAGCTGCGGCCGGTCGATCTCACCCGTCTTGAGGTCGCGCCAGTCGCCGATCAGCGGAATGCGCCCGGCGACGAAGCCCTCGACCGCCGCGGGCAGGCCGGTGAGCCACATCGCGCGGCGGTACTCGCCGTCGGTGAAGATCGGCATGCCCGTCTGGCGCTGCAGCTCCAGCGCCTGGAGAATCGCCGCGTCCTCGCGCTCGCGCAGCTGCTCGTCGCCTAGGCGGCCCTCCGCGTGGGCGATGCGGGCTTCGAGCAGCTCGGGCGGCCGCAGCAGGCTGCCTACCTGGTCCGCGCGAATCGAATCGGCCATGGCACGTTCCATCTCAGGGAGTAGGTTTCAGGGGTTAGGGGCCGACGTCCGCACATCCTACCCCCTAACCCCGAATCCCTAACCTCGCGCCGTGCGCAGGTCGGCGGCGGCGCCGGCGGCGATCAGCCCCATGTCGCTGCTGATCGTGATCATCTTGTAGCCGGCGGCGACGTGCTTCGCCGCCAGGCCCGCGTTGGCGTGAATGCCGGGAAAGACGCCGTGGCCCGCGCAGGCTTTCGCCACGCCGAGGCGGATCTCCTCGAACTCGCCGCCGTTGTCCATGCGCGGCTGCAGGCCGAGCGTGATGCTCATATCCGCCGGCCCGACGTAGACGGCGGTGATGCCCGGCACGGAGAGGATCTCCTCGATGCGCTGGTACGCCTGCCGCGTCTCGATCATGGGGATGCAGGCGACTTCCGTGTTGGCGTGGGCGAAATAGTCAGGGCCGGCGTACAGGCCGGCGCGCACCGGGCCGAAGCTGCGGGCGCCGTCCGGGAAGTAGCGGCAGGCGGAGACGGCCAGCTTCGCCTCTTCCACGCTGTTGACCATGGGAATGATCACGCCCATGGCGCCGGCGTCCAGCACCTTGCCGATGATGCCGAAATCGTTCCAGGGCACGCGCACGAAGGGCGAGGCCTCGCCGACGCTGATCGCCTGCAGCATGTGCACGGCCTCTTGATAGTCGATCGCGCCGTGCTGCATATCGACGGTCACGTAGTCGTAGCGCTGCCGGGCGATCGCCTCCGCCGAGAGCGAGCTGGGAATCGAGAGCCAGGCGCCGTAGGCCGGCTCGCCGGCCCGCCACTTCTCCAGGGCCGCGTTTGCGCGCATGCCATCCTCCATCAATTGGGGTAAATGGCGAAGGGTAGAGGGGACTTCACCCTTTACCCTTCACCCTCCACCCTCGACTTCGCCCCGCCAGCGCCGGATCCAGCCCGTGTGCTGCGCCTCGTGCCGGCTGACCAACCCCGCTTCGCCGTAGCGTGAGGCATCGAGGCCCCGCTCGCCGGCGGCCGCGATCGCCGCCAGCAACCGCTCGTGCGAGCGCGCCAGCTCCCAGCGCGCCTGTGCGGGCGAGAGGCCGAGCCGCAGTTCGTGCGCCAGCGCGTTGTAGACCGCATCCTGCTCGCCCGCCATGCGCCAGGCGGAGTCGTGCCCGGCGGAGATGCGCTCCACCTCGCTCGCCCGCAGCTCGTCCCAGAGGGCGAGATGCAGCAGGTGGTCCTTCACCGACCAGCCGTCGAGCGTCGCTTCGCTGAGCCGCGCGTCAGAGAGGCCGTCGATCGCGGCGAGCAGCTCCGCCCGCATCTGCCGGTAGTGCTGCAGCAGCGCCTCTCTGTCCTCGGCCATGCCTCACCCCGCGTCAGGTGATAGGTGACTGGTTACAGGTTACAGGGGGGATGGCCGGGACTGTCACCTGTCACCTGTAACCTCTCACCTGAACGTGCAGCTGACCTCGCCGAGCTGGTCGAAGACGGCGGTGAGCGTGTCGCCGGCGCCGAAGGGGATCGCCTTGATGAACGAGCCGGAGAGCACGACGTGTCCGGCGGCCATGGTCACGCCGAACTCGTGCAGCTTGTTCGCCAGCCAGGCGACGGAGTTGATCGGGTTGCCCATCACGGCCGAGGCGACGCCCGTCTCCTCGATGTCGCCGTTCTTGGCCAGGCTGGCGCCGATGCGGCGGATGTCGAGCTGGTCCAGGCGGCGCGGGTTGCCGCCCAGGACGACCAGGCCGCAGGAGGCGGCGTCGGAGACGCTGTCGATCACGCCGCGGGTGCCGCGCCGGCTGAAGCGGCTGTCCACGATCTCCAGCGCCGGCAGGATGAAGTCGGTGGCGCGGATCACGTCGGCCGCGTTCACCGAAGGGCCGGGCAGGTCGTGCTTGAGCACGAAGGCCAGCTCGACCTCGACCAGCGGCCGGTTGAGGCGGGCCATCTCGATGATCGAGCCCTCCGCCACGAACCAGTTGTCGAACATCGTGCCGTAGTCGGGCTCGGTGGCGTTGTTGAGTGAGCGCATCGCCTTCGAAGTGAGGCCGACCTTATGCCCCTTGATGCGCCGCCCCGCGGCCAGCTTCAGCTCGGTGACGAGCATGCCGATGCGGTAGGCGTCCTCGATGTCCGCCTCTTCGTAGGTCGCCGTGATCGGCTCGATCGGGGTCCGGTCGCGCTCCGCCGCGAACAGCGCCTCCGCGGCCTTCCTGTGCTGCGCGTCGTTCAGTTTCATCGCTTCCCCCGTGCGAGTGAGCGTTCAGGGTGCAGGGTGAAGGGGTGGGCGTCCAAGGTAAGCCGTCACCCTCGACCAGCTACCCCCTCTATTCCCTGTTCCCTATTCCCTGCACACGGCCAGTAGACGAAGCCGCAGCCGGTGAAGGTGCAGTGCGCCGGCACGTACTCCACGACTTTCGCCGGCCGCGCCATCGCCGCCGCCACGCTGATCCAGGCGCGCACCTCGCCCGTGCCCGAACGCAGGCTGTCTGAGTCGAAGGTGAACAGGTGCTTGAGCGCGTTCAGGTCGCCCTGGTCGTCGCCGATCAGGATCAGCGCGTCGGGGCGGTAGGTCTGCACCTGCTCACGCAGCGTGGCGAAGGCGGC
This sequence is a window from Dehalococcoidia bacterium. Protein-coding genes within it:
- a CDS encoding MarR family transcriptional regulator, producing the protein MLTDRLEAELLAERGLPLAWYDVLFQLSLAPGGERRMQELAGAVLLSKSGLTRLVSRMEQAGLVERRPCPTDLRGTIAALTPAGAATLRRARPVHLRGIREHFARHLSDEEARTLRAAFGKLLAEAGREDRSDAVNPRSGDE
- a CDS encoding fumarylacetoacetate hydrolase family protein, whose product is MKLNDAQHRKAAEALFAAERDRTPIEPITATYEEADIEDAYRIGMLVTELKLAAGRRIKGHKVGLTSKAMRSLNNATEPDYGTMFDNWFVAEGSIIEMARLNRPLVEVELAFVLKHDLPGPSVNAADVIRATDFILPALEIVDSRFSRRGTRGVIDSVSDAASCGLVVLGGNPRRLDQLDIRRIGASLAKNGDIEETGVASAVMGNPINSVAWLANKLHEFGVTMAAGHVVLSGSFIKAIPFGAGDTLTAVFDQLGEVSCTFR
- a CDS encoding aldolase/citrate lyase family protein, with the translated sequence MRANAALEKWRAGEPAYGAWLSIPSSLSAEAIARQRYDYVTVDMQHGAIDYQEAVHMLQAISVGEASPFVRVPWNDFGIIGKVLDAGAMGVIIPMVNSVEEAKLAVSACRYFPDGARSFGPVRAGLYAGPDYFAHANTEVACIPMIETRQAYQRIEEILSVPGITAVYVGPADMSITLGLQPRMDNGGEFEEIRLGVAKACAGHGVFPGIHANAGLAAKHVAAGYKMITISSDMGLIAAGAAADLRTARG
- a CDS encoding 4-hydroxyphenylacetate 3-hydroxylase N-terminal domain-containing protein yields the protein MRTGAEYRESLRDGRKVWVMGEGRIDDLAMHPATRGMVAEYVAWYDRHFDPAWQEILFTPPVAEGQRTPLAYIIPQCADDLRRMGRAFSETLLLSAGNITHDAAYGNLIALGILDATQRMHVSEEQIANATAYRELIARTGRFLTFSAGGATIGYRFREDPTERAALRIVKETDGGVVLRGKVGMHTSPPFAEDIYIGSFCGVQYGEHMATFVVPVNAPGVTVVCRKIAARHTSRFIAPLSHRFDELDGQLWLEDVFVPWERFFLTEKAPEPDKPRRPDPRGSIAEWLFWHQLYCWLSKGEFALGLALACIDAMGLREDQPTQEYLTDMLVDVQTVRSCLTAAELDPDVSVAGYAKPNNLHIATGSIAMQQARQRLTEILRILPGSSLVVAPADSDLADPEMAAGLEESFGGGGYTALQRSALLQLTWDHISSGLDGRESAFELHCNGGIPAWRSQARARFSRYNELANGVLKALELEMPPIDVSGLREVARMPRRQVAVKEPGTDEVTGDR
- a CDS encoding maleylpyruvate isomerase N-terminal domain-containing protein — protein: MAEDREALLQHYRQMRAELLAAIDGLSDARLSEATLDGWSVKDHLLHLALWDELRASEVERISAGHDSAWRMAGEQDAVYNALAHELRLGLSPAQARWELARSHERLLAAIAAAGERGLDASRYGEAGLVSRHEAQHTGWIRRWRGEVEGGG
- a CDS encoding cobalamin-independent methionine synthase II family protein encodes the protein MADSIRADQVGSLLRPPELLEARIAHAEGRLGDEQLREREDAAILQALELQRQTGMPIFTDGEYRRAMWLTGLPAAVEGFVAGRIPLIGDWRDLKTGEIDRPQLSASSRATGWAIGGRLRARGRFTGVESAFLKQHAPGPYKITMPSPTWFLRSYQRGLSDAAYPTAEDALGDLVAIVRSEVQALVAEGVPYIQLDSIRYVFDFADETHRREWQEAGVDPDAAVAQNVSADNAVIAGQQRDGVTFALHMCRGNNRSHWFAQGSYDRIAAAVFPHLNFDRLLLEYDSARAGGFEPLRFVPRGKTVVLGLISTKTPELERQDDLIRRIDEATKYVPLESLALGPQCGFASVSEGNLLTWDEQRRKLDLLVETARRVWGQGR